A section of the Cottoperca gobio chromosome 17, fCotGob3.1, whole genome shotgun sequence genome encodes:
- the LOC115022077 gene encoding serine/arginine-rich splicing factor 11-like isoform X5 yields the protein MNYTTKVVQVTNVSPSTTSEQMRTLFGFLGTIEELKLFPPDDSQMPVTSRVCFVKFQEPESVGVSQHLTNTVFVDRALIVVPFAEGSIPDEAKALSLLAPANAVAGILPGGGLLPTPNPISNPGMGGNPFGVPNMDAMAAFGFPGHNMNPQAADQLLKFMTDPKLNPLAAGLNLSASLKADASNKEIEEAMKRVREAQSLISAAIEPGNKESKKKRSRSRSRRRRSRSRSKHRRTRSKSRRRSNSRSKRRSKSPRRRHTDSRDQSKRSPSKSRDRKKDDSGRRRSKTPPKSYSTARRSRSEDRRRRRSRSKTRSPPKRKSPSPRRHKKEKKKDKERDRERRSDKERNREERERSISKKKKSKDKERERDRERDRERKSDGEKGDVKVSKVC from the exons ATGAATTACACCACGAAGGTGGTCCAGGTGACGAATGTGTCGCCGAGCACAACATCGGAACAGATGCGAACACTGTTCGGTTTTTTGGGAACCATCGAAGAACTGAAGTTATTTCCACCAGA TGATTCTCAGATGCCGGTGACATCGCGGGTGTGCTTTGTGAAGTTCCAGGAGCCAGAGTCTGTTGGAGTATCCCAACATCTGACTAACACCGTTTTTGTGGACAGAGCATTGATTGTGGTTCCGTTTGCTGAAG GATCTATTCCAGATGAGGCTAAAGCTTTGTCTCTGTTGGCGCCAGCAAACGCTGTTGCAGGAATTCTGCCAGGAGGAGGACTTCTTCCAACGCCCAATCCCATCTCTAATCCTGGG ATGGGAGGTAACCCTTTCGGTGTTCCGAACATGGATGCGATGGCTGCATTTGGATTCCCAGGACACAATATGAATCCCCAG gctGCAGATCAGCTGTTAAAGTTCATGACGGATCCAAA ACTGAATCCTTTGGCTGCAGGCTTAAACCTGAGTGCAAGCCTGAAGGCTGACGCATCTAATAAAGAAATCGAAGAGGCCATGAAGAGAGTCAGAGAGGCTCAGTCGCTCATTTCTGCTGCTATTGAACCTGGAA ATAAGGAGAGCAAAAAGAAGCGCTCTCGGTCCAGGTCCAGGAGGAGGCGGTCCAGATCCCGTTCaaaacacag GCGAACCAGGAGCAAATCACGGCGACGGTCAAACTCCAGAAGCAAGAGGCGCTCCAAAAGCCCCCGCAGGAGACACACCGACTCCAGAGACCAAAGCAAGCGATCTCCGAGCAAATCCAG AGATCGAAAGAAAGACGATTCGGGGAGAAGAAGATCCAAAACACCACCTAAAAGCTACAGCACAGCCAGGAGGTCACGCAGCGAGGACCG GAGACGCAGGAGAAGTCGAAGCAAGACCCGATCTCCTCCTAAAAGGAAGTCTCCGTCTCCTCGAAG ACacaagaaggaaaagaagaaggataaggaaagagacagagagcgcaGGAGTGATAAAGAGCGCAATCGTGAGGAACGCGAACGCTCCATcagcaagaaaaagaaaagtaaagacaAAGAACGAGAGCGGgacagggagagggacagggagaGGAAATCTGACGGAGAGAAAGGAGATGTGAAGGTCAGCAAAGTATGTTGA
- the LOC115022077 gene encoding serine/arginine-rich splicing factor 11-like isoform X3 → MNYTTKVVQVTNVSPSTTSEQMRTLFGFLGTIEELKLFPPDDSQMPVTSRVCFVKFQEPESVGVSQHLTNTVFVDRALIVVPFAEGSIPDEAKALSLLAPANAVAGILPGGGLLPTPNPISNPGMGGNPFGVPNMDAMAAFGFPGHNMNPQAADQLLKFMTDPKLNPLAAGLNLSASLKADASNKEIEEAMKRVREAQSLISAAIEPGNKESKKKRSRSRSRRRRSRSRSKHRRTRSKSRRRSNSRSKRRSKSPRRRHTDSRDQSKRSPSKSRDRKKDDSGRRRSKTPPKSYSTARRSRSEDRRRRRSRSKTRSPPKRKSPSPRRHKKEKKKDKERDRERRSDKERNREERERSISKKKKSKDKERERDRERDRERKSDGEKGDVKVSKSVEGNGTARPVKQAKVNGADDHHEEEDMDVSD, encoded by the exons ATGAATTACACCACGAAGGTGGTCCAGGTGACGAATGTGTCGCCGAGCACAACATCGGAACAGATGCGAACACTGTTCGGTTTTTTGGGAACCATCGAAGAACTGAAGTTATTTCCACCAGA TGATTCTCAGATGCCGGTGACATCGCGGGTGTGCTTTGTGAAGTTCCAGGAGCCAGAGTCTGTTGGAGTATCCCAACATCTGACTAACACCGTTTTTGTGGACAGAGCATTGATTGTGGTTCCGTTTGCTGAAG GATCTATTCCAGATGAGGCTAAAGCTTTGTCTCTGTTGGCGCCAGCAAACGCTGTTGCAGGAATTCTGCCAGGAGGAGGACTTCTTCCAACGCCCAATCCCATCTCTAATCCTGGG ATGGGAGGTAACCCTTTCGGTGTTCCGAACATGGATGCGATGGCTGCATTTGGATTCCCAGGACACAATATGAATCCCCAG gctGCAGATCAGCTGTTAAAGTTCATGACGGATCCAAA ACTGAATCCTTTGGCTGCAGGCTTAAACCTGAGTGCAAGCCTGAAGGCTGACGCATCTAATAAAGAAATCGAAGAGGCCATGAAGAGAGTCAGAGAGGCTCAGTCGCTCATTTCTGCTGCTATTGAACCTGGAA ATAAGGAGAGCAAAAAGAAGCGCTCTCGGTCCAGGTCCAGGAGGAGGCGGTCCAGATCCCGTTCaaaacacag GCGAACCAGGAGCAAATCACGGCGACGGTCAAACTCCAGAAGCAAGAGGCGCTCCAAAAGCCCCCGCAGGAGACACACCGACTCCAGAGACCAAAGCAAGCGATCTCCGAGCAAATCCAG AGATCGAAAGAAAGACGATTCGGGGAGAAGAAGATCCAAAACACCACCTAAAAGCTACAGCACAGCCAGGAGGTCACGCAGCGAGGACCG GAGACGCAGGAGAAGTCGAAGCAAGACCCGATCTCCTCCTAAAAGGAAGTCTCCGTCTCCTCGAAG ACacaagaaggaaaagaagaaggataaggaaagagacagagagcgcaGGAGTGATAAAGAGCGCAATCGTGAGGAACGCGAACGCTCCATcagcaagaaaaagaaaagtaaagacaAAGAACGAGAGCGGgacagggagagggacagggagaGGAAATCTGACGGAGAGAAAGGAGATGTGAAGGTCAGCAAA TCTGTAGAAGGTAACGGCACAGCACGGCCTGTGAAGCAGGCCAAAGTTAACGGCGCTGACGATCACCATGAAGAAGAGGACATGGATGTCAGTGATTAG
- the LOC115022077 gene encoding serine/arginine-rich splicing factor 11-like isoform X1 has product MNYTTKVVQVTNVSPSTTSEQMRTLFGFLGTIEELKLFPPDDSQMPVTSRVCFVKFQEPESVGVSQHLTNTVFVDRALIVVPFAEGSIPDEAKALSLLAPANAVAGILPGGGLLPTPNPISNPGMGGNPFGVPNMDAMAAFGFPGHNMNPQAADQLLKFMTDPKLNPLAAGLNLSASLKADASNKEIEEAMKRVREAQSLISAAIEPGNKESKKKRSRSRSRRRRSRSRSKHRRTRSKSRRRSNSRSKRRSKSPRRRHTDSRDQSKRSPSKSRDRKKDDSGRRRSKTPPKSYSTARRSRSEDRRRRRSRSKTRSPPKRKSPSPRRHKKEKKKDKERDRERRSDKERNREERERSISKKKKSKDKERERDRERDRERKSDGEKGDVKVSKITRDYDEEEQGYDSGKEREDRKDSDDSALSPQSVEGNGTARPVKQAKVNGADDHHEEEDMDVSD; this is encoded by the exons ATGAATTACACCACGAAGGTGGTCCAGGTGACGAATGTGTCGCCGAGCACAACATCGGAACAGATGCGAACACTGTTCGGTTTTTTGGGAACCATCGAAGAACTGAAGTTATTTCCACCAGA TGATTCTCAGATGCCGGTGACATCGCGGGTGTGCTTTGTGAAGTTCCAGGAGCCAGAGTCTGTTGGAGTATCCCAACATCTGACTAACACCGTTTTTGTGGACAGAGCATTGATTGTGGTTCCGTTTGCTGAAG GATCTATTCCAGATGAGGCTAAAGCTTTGTCTCTGTTGGCGCCAGCAAACGCTGTTGCAGGAATTCTGCCAGGAGGAGGACTTCTTCCAACGCCCAATCCCATCTCTAATCCTGGG ATGGGAGGTAACCCTTTCGGTGTTCCGAACATGGATGCGATGGCTGCATTTGGATTCCCAGGACACAATATGAATCCCCAG gctGCAGATCAGCTGTTAAAGTTCATGACGGATCCAAA ACTGAATCCTTTGGCTGCAGGCTTAAACCTGAGTGCAAGCCTGAAGGCTGACGCATCTAATAAAGAAATCGAAGAGGCCATGAAGAGAGTCAGAGAGGCTCAGTCGCTCATTTCTGCTGCTATTGAACCTGGAA ATAAGGAGAGCAAAAAGAAGCGCTCTCGGTCCAGGTCCAGGAGGAGGCGGTCCAGATCCCGTTCaaaacacag GCGAACCAGGAGCAAATCACGGCGACGGTCAAACTCCAGAAGCAAGAGGCGCTCCAAAAGCCCCCGCAGGAGACACACCGACTCCAGAGACCAAAGCAAGCGATCTCCGAGCAAATCCAG AGATCGAAAGAAAGACGATTCGGGGAGAAGAAGATCCAAAACACCACCTAAAAGCTACAGCACAGCCAGGAGGTCACGCAGCGAGGACCG GAGACGCAGGAGAAGTCGAAGCAAGACCCGATCTCCTCCTAAAAGGAAGTCTCCGTCTCCTCGAAG ACacaagaaggaaaagaagaaggataaggaaagagacagagagcgcaGGAGTGATAAAGAGCGCAATCGTGAGGAACGCGAACGCTCCATcagcaagaaaaagaaaagtaaagacaAAGAACGAGAGCGGgacagggagagggacagggagaGGAAATCTGACGGAGAGAAAGGAGATGTGAAGGTCAGCAAA ATCACCAGGGATTATGATGAGGAAGAACAAGGCTATGACAgcgggaaggagagggaggacaggaaAGATTCTGACGACTCTGCTTTGTCTCCTCAGTCTGTAGAAGGTAACGGCACAGCACGGCCTGTGAAGCAGGCCAAAGTTAACGGCGCTGACGATCACCATGAAGAAGAGGACATGGATGTCAGTGATTAG
- the LOC115022077 gene encoding serine/arginine-rich splicing factor 11-like isoform X2, with product MNYTTKVVQVTNVSPSTTSEQMRTLFGFLGTIEELKLFPPDDSQMPVTSRVCFVKFQEPESVGVSQHLTNTVFVDRALIVVPFAEGSIPDEAKALSLLAPANAVAGILPGGGLLPTPNPISNPGMGGNPFGVPNMDAMAAFGFPGHNMNPQAADQLLKFMTDPKLNPLAAGLNLSASLKADASNKEIEEAMKRVREAQSLISAAIEPGNKESKKKRSRSRSRRRRSRSRSKHRRTRSKSRRRSNSRSKRRSKSPRRRHTDSRDQSKRSPSKSRDRKKDDSGRRRSKTPPKSYSTARRSRSEDRRRRRSRSKTRSPPKRKSPSPRRHKKEKKKDKERDRERRSDKERNREERERSISKKKKSKDKERERDRERDRERKSDGEKGDVKITRDYDEEEQGYDSGKEREDRKDSDDSALSPQSVEGNGTARPVKQAKVNGADDHHEEEDMDVSD from the exons ATGAATTACACCACGAAGGTGGTCCAGGTGACGAATGTGTCGCCGAGCACAACATCGGAACAGATGCGAACACTGTTCGGTTTTTTGGGAACCATCGAAGAACTGAAGTTATTTCCACCAGA TGATTCTCAGATGCCGGTGACATCGCGGGTGTGCTTTGTGAAGTTCCAGGAGCCAGAGTCTGTTGGAGTATCCCAACATCTGACTAACACCGTTTTTGTGGACAGAGCATTGATTGTGGTTCCGTTTGCTGAAG GATCTATTCCAGATGAGGCTAAAGCTTTGTCTCTGTTGGCGCCAGCAAACGCTGTTGCAGGAATTCTGCCAGGAGGAGGACTTCTTCCAACGCCCAATCCCATCTCTAATCCTGGG ATGGGAGGTAACCCTTTCGGTGTTCCGAACATGGATGCGATGGCTGCATTTGGATTCCCAGGACACAATATGAATCCCCAG gctGCAGATCAGCTGTTAAAGTTCATGACGGATCCAAA ACTGAATCCTTTGGCTGCAGGCTTAAACCTGAGTGCAAGCCTGAAGGCTGACGCATCTAATAAAGAAATCGAAGAGGCCATGAAGAGAGTCAGAGAGGCTCAGTCGCTCATTTCTGCTGCTATTGAACCTGGAA ATAAGGAGAGCAAAAAGAAGCGCTCTCGGTCCAGGTCCAGGAGGAGGCGGTCCAGATCCCGTTCaaaacacag GCGAACCAGGAGCAAATCACGGCGACGGTCAAACTCCAGAAGCAAGAGGCGCTCCAAAAGCCCCCGCAGGAGACACACCGACTCCAGAGACCAAAGCAAGCGATCTCCGAGCAAATCCAG AGATCGAAAGAAAGACGATTCGGGGAGAAGAAGATCCAAAACACCACCTAAAAGCTACAGCACAGCCAGGAGGTCACGCAGCGAGGACCG GAGACGCAGGAGAAGTCGAAGCAAGACCCGATCTCCTCCTAAAAGGAAGTCTCCGTCTCCTCGAAG ACacaagaaggaaaagaagaaggataaggaaagagacagagagcgcaGGAGTGATAAAGAGCGCAATCGTGAGGAACGCGAACGCTCCATcagcaagaaaaagaaaagtaaagacaAAGAACGAGAGCGGgacagggagagggacagggagaGGAAATCTGACGGAGAGAAAGGAGATGTGAAG ATCACCAGGGATTATGATGAGGAAGAACAAGGCTATGACAgcgggaaggagagggaggacaggaaAGATTCTGACGACTCTGCTTTGTCTCCTCAGTCTGTAGAAGGTAACGGCACAGCACGGCCTGTGAAGCAGGCCAAAGTTAACGGCGCTGACGATCACCATGAAGAAGAGGACATGGATGTCAGTGATTAG
- the LOC115022077 gene encoding serine/arginine-rich splicing factor 11-like isoform X4 has translation MNYTTKVVQVTNVSPSTTSEQMRTLFGFLGTIEELKLFPPDDSQMPVTSRVCFVKFQEPESVGVSQHLTNTVFVDRALIVVPFAEGSIPDEAKALSLLAPANAVAGILPGGGLLPTPNPISNPGMGGNPFGVPNMDAMAAFGFPGHNMNPQAADQLLKFMTDPKLNPLAAGLNLSASLKADASNKEIEEAMKRVREAQSLISAAIEPGNKESKKKRSRSRSRRRRSRSRSKHRRTRSKSRRRSNSRSKRRSKSPRRRHTDSRDQSKRSPSKSRDRKKDDSGRRRSKTPPKSYSTARRSRSEDRRRRRSRSKTRSPPKRKSPSPRRHKKEKKKDKERDRERRSDKERNREERERSISKKKKSKDKERERDRERDRERKSDGEKGDVKSVEGNGTARPVKQAKVNGADDHHEEEDMDVSD, from the exons ATGAATTACACCACGAAGGTGGTCCAGGTGACGAATGTGTCGCCGAGCACAACATCGGAACAGATGCGAACACTGTTCGGTTTTTTGGGAACCATCGAAGAACTGAAGTTATTTCCACCAGA TGATTCTCAGATGCCGGTGACATCGCGGGTGTGCTTTGTGAAGTTCCAGGAGCCAGAGTCTGTTGGAGTATCCCAACATCTGACTAACACCGTTTTTGTGGACAGAGCATTGATTGTGGTTCCGTTTGCTGAAG GATCTATTCCAGATGAGGCTAAAGCTTTGTCTCTGTTGGCGCCAGCAAACGCTGTTGCAGGAATTCTGCCAGGAGGAGGACTTCTTCCAACGCCCAATCCCATCTCTAATCCTGGG ATGGGAGGTAACCCTTTCGGTGTTCCGAACATGGATGCGATGGCTGCATTTGGATTCCCAGGACACAATATGAATCCCCAG gctGCAGATCAGCTGTTAAAGTTCATGACGGATCCAAA ACTGAATCCTTTGGCTGCAGGCTTAAACCTGAGTGCAAGCCTGAAGGCTGACGCATCTAATAAAGAAATCGAAGAGGCCATGAAGAGAGTCAGAGAGGCTCAGTCGCTCATTTCTGCTGCTATTGAACCTGGAA ATAAGGAGAGCAAAAAGAAGCGCTCTCGGTCCAGGTCCAGGAGGAGGCGGTCCAGATCCCGTTCaaaacacag GCGAACCAGGAGCAAATCACGGCGACGGTCAAACTCCAGAAGCAAGAGGCGCTCCAAAAGCCCCCGCAGGAGACACACCGACTCCAGAGACCAAAGCAAGCGATCTCCGAGCAAATCCAG AGATCGAAAGAAAGACGATTCGGGGAGAAGAAGATCCAAAACACCACCTAAAAGCTACAGCACAGCCAGGAGGTCACGCAGCGAGGACCG GAGACGCAGGAGAAGTCGAAGCAAGACCCGATCTCCTCCTAAAAGGAAGTCTCCGTCTCCTCGAAG ACacaagaaggaaaagaagaaggataaggaaagagacagagagcgcaGGAGTGATAAAGAGCGCAATCGTGAGGAACGCGAACGCTCCATcagcaagaaaaagaaaagtaaagacaAAGAACGAGAGCGGgacagggagagggacagggagaGGAAATCTGACGGAGAGAAAGGAGATGTGAAG TCTGTAGAAGGTAACGGCACAGCACGGCCTGTGAAGCAGGCCAAAGTTAACGGCGCTGACGATCACCATGAAGAAGAGGACATGGATGTCAGTGATTAG